From the Natrarchaeobaculum aegyptiacum genome, one window contains:
- a CDS encoding ABC transporter ATP-binding protein: MADLSLEHVTKRFDDGDDQIVAVDDVSIEIDDGEFLVLVGPSGCGKSTTLRMIAGLETISDGAITIDGEVVNDRPAQRRDIAMVFQSYALYPHMTVRENMRFGLEESTELDDETMDSRVEETATLLEIDDLLERKPGELSGGQQQRVALGRAIVRDPAVFLMDEPLSNLDAKLRSGMRMELQRLQDDLDVTTIYVTHDQTEAMTMGDRIAILNDGELQQVATPLECYHRPNNLFVAGFIGEPSMNFFDVTLEGDHLVGDGFEYPLSEPVRENLGDTTDLVLGVRPEDVEIYDARDGDHDFPVHVDVVEPMGNENNLLVGFEADENDATFNVTVEGMRRIDPDTTYVAHFPESAVHVFDRRSGTALHNREIEAEAELLESRL, encoded by the coding sequence ATGGCTGACCTCTCCCTCGAGCACGTCACGAAGCGGTTCGACGACGGCGACGACCAGATCGTCGCGGTCGACGACGTCTCGATCGAGATCGACGACGGCGAGTTCCTCGTCCTCGTCGGCCCCTCCGGCTGCGGGAAGTCGACGACCCTGCGGATGATCGCCGGTCTCGAGACTATCTCGGACGGCGCGATCACCATCGACGGCGAGGTCGTCAACGACCGACCGGCCCAGCGACGGGACATCGCGATGGTGTTCCAGAGCTACGCGCTGTACCCCCACATGACAGTCCGGGAGAACATGCGCTTCGGGCTCGAGGAGTCGACCGAGTTGGACGACGAGACGATGGACTCCCGCGTCGAAGAGACCGCGACCTTGCTCGAAATCGACGATCTGCTCGAGCGCAAGCCGGGCGAACTCTCCGGTGGTCAGCAACAGCGCGTCGCGCTCGGACGGGCGATCGTTCGCGACCCCGCGGTCTTCCTGATGGACGAACCGCTGAGCAACCTCGACGCGAAACTCCGATCCGGCATGCGAATGGAGCTCCAGCGCCTGCAGGACGACCTCGACGTGACGACAATCTACGTTACCCACGACCAGACGGAGGCGATGACGATGGGCGACCGGATTGCTATCCTGAACGACGGGGAACTCCAGCAGGTGGCGACCCCACTCGAGTGTTACCACCGGCCGAACAACCTGTTCGTCGCCGGCTTCATCGGCGAACCCTCGATGAACTTCTTCGACGTCACGCTCGAGGGCGACCACCTCGTCGGTGACGGCTTCGAGTACCCGCTCTCGGAGCCCGTTCGCGAGAACCTCGGGGATACCACCGATCTGGTCCTCGGTGTTCGACCCGAGGACGTCGAGATTTACGACGCTCGAGACGGCGACCACGACTTCCCGGTACACGTCGACGTGGTCGAACCGATGGGCAACGAGAACAACCTCCTCGTGGGCTTCGAGGCCGACGAGAACGACGCGACCTTCAACGTCACCGTCGAAGGAATGCGCCGGATCGACCCCGACACCACGTACGTCGCTCATTTCCCCGAATCGGCAGTTCACGTCTTCGACCGCCGTAGCGGCACCGCCCTCCACAACCGCGAGATCGAAGCCGAAGCCGAACTGCTCGAGTCACGACTGTAG
- a CDS encoding DUF7333 family protein encodes MGLDVPKTIGAFVLVLAVGIGSLYVLPEVTPMAPMTTQTIMMMVLPSMAIFGAIMLAIGVKHGEYRATN; translated from the coding sequence ATGGGACTCGACGTACCGAAGACGATTGGCGCGTTCGTGCTGGTGCTCGCCGTCGGTATCGGCTCACTGTACGTCTTGCCGGAAGTGACGCCGATGGCACCGATGACCACACAGACGATCATGATGATGGTGCTGCCGTCGATGGCGATCTTCGGCGCGATCATGCTCGCGATCGGGGTCAAACACGGCGAGTACCGCGCGACGAACTGA
- a CDS encoding carbohydrate ABC transporter permease — translation MDFDIRRVFERLPRVSRGDGSSSETSGESSDSGATVCTDGGTASPSTATPSTTTDETDRVSRLRHSDFVQAIPFWLPPAILVGLFVYGAVSWNLLISLTDWSGLAQPEYTDLTLEMYTQMPGDPSFVAAFRNTIVLLIAFTVVSLAVGLVLAILVDQNIRFENTFRTIYLLPMALSFVVTAIFWSWMYNPSTGTINVVLSTIGLDFLTMDWIGDPRTRLAAIIFALTWQFSGYAMVVYLAGLRAIPDAHYEAAKVDGASTFRMYRRVIVPQLSAATTSAAVVLMVFALKAFDFIFVMFGDTPGRSADILAVMMFRVAFSRTEWAYGAAIATVLFLMALSVVAPYLYMQYKRGDL, via the coding sequence ATGGACTTTGACATACGGCGAGTTTTCGAACGGCTTCCTCGCGTGAGCCGCGGCGACGGATCGAGTAGTGAGACCAGCGGCGAGTCGAGCGATAGCGGCGCAACCGTCTGCACCGACGGCGGGACGGCGTCGCCGTCGACTGCCACACCGTCGACGACCACCGACGAGACCGATCGGGTCAGTCGGCTTCGACACAGCGACTTCGTTCAGGCGATTCCGTTCTGGCTCCCGCCGGCGATTCTCGTCGGACTGTTCGTCTACGGTGCAGTCAGCTGGAACCTGCTCATCTCGCTGACCGACTGGAGCGGCCTCGCCCAGCCGGAGTACACCGACCTGACCCTCGAGATGTACACCCAGATGCCGGGTGATCCGTCGTTCGTCGCGGCGTTCCGGAACACGATCGTCCTGTTGATCGCGTTCACGGTCGTCTCACTTGCGGTCGGGCTGGTCCTCGCGATCCTCGTCGACCAGAACATCCGCTTCGAGAATACGTTCCGGACGATCTACCTGCTCCCGATGGCGCTGTCGTTCGTCGTGACGGCGATCTTCTGGTCGTGGATGTACAATCCGTCGACCGGGACGATCAACGTCGTGCTGTCGACCATCGGTCTGGACTTCCTCACGATGGACTGGATCGGTGACCCGCGGACGCGGCTCGCGGCGATCATCTTCGCGCTCACCTGGCAATTCAGTGGCTACGCGATGGTCGTCTACCTCGCGGGCCTGCGAGCGATCCCGGACGCCCACTACGAGGCAGCGAAAGTCGACGGCGCGAGTACGTTTCGAATGTACCGCCGGGTCATCGTCCCGCAACTCAGCGCGGCGACGACCTCCGCGGCGGTCGTCCTCATGGTGTTCGCGCTGAAGGCGTTCGACTTCATCTTCGTGATGTTCGGCGACACGCCGGGACGGTCAGCGGACATCCTCGCGGTGATGATGTTCCGCGTGGCGTTCTCGCGAACCGAATGGGCCTACGGGGCGGCCATCGCGACCGTCCTCTTCCTGATGGCGCTCTCGGTCGTCGCGCCGTACCTGTACATGCAGTACAAACGAGGTGATCTCTAA
- a CDS encoding phosphoadenosine phosphosulfate reductase family protein: MPANFPEYVDVDYDEGDGETPADYPHIQDKIEKAIEVTREGLESYENPAVMWTGGKDSTLVLYFVTEVADRFDLEVPPAIFIDHFQHFEEIHDFVDHWADEWDLEVIYARNEDIGDYVDENGLTPGDEIEIAELSEHNRHHVENILEYDDETFPFLLDTYAGNHLLKTVALNDALEEHDVDGVISGVRWDEQEARADETFFSPRHDPDIYPPHDRIQPILQFDEAAVWEAFWNFVVPDTVAEFPDDGYVPEGKDDLPDDLEPFDTPVSPKYWEGFRSLGSEISTEKTEDDPAWLQDLEGTTERAGRAQDKEDLMERLRDLGYM, translated from the coding sequence ATGCCAGCCAACTTCCCCGAGTACGTCGACGTCGATTACGACGAGGGCGACGGCGAGACACCTGCGGACTATCCGCACATTCAGGACAAGATCGAGAAGGCGATCGAGGTAACCCGGGAGGGACTCGAGAGCTACGAGAACCCGGCCGTGATGTGGACCGGCGGCAAGGACTCGACGCTCGTGCTCTACTTCGTCACGGAGGTCGCAGACCGGTTCGACCTCGAGGTACCGCCGGCGATCTTTATCGATCACTTCCAGCACTTCGAGGAGATCCACGACTTCGTCGACCACTGGGCCGACGAGTGGGATCTCGAGGTCATCTACGCGCGTAACGAGGACATCGGTGACTACGTCGACGAAAACGGTCTCACGCCGGGCGACGAGATCGAGATCGCAGAACTTTCCGAGCACAACCGTCACCACGTCGAGAACATCCTCGAGTACGACGACGAGACGTTCCCGTTCCTGCTCGACACCTACGCGGGCAACCACCTCCTGAAGACCGTCGCGCTCAACGACGCCCTCGAAGAGCACGACGTCGACGGCGTCATCTCGGGCGTCCGCTGGGACGAACAGGAAGCCCGCGCCGACGAGACGTTCTTCTCGCCGCGACACGATCCCGATATCTATCCGCCACACGACCGCATTCAGCCCATCCTGCAGTTCGACGAGGCCGCGGTCTGGGAGGCGTTCTGGAACTTCGTCGTCCCGGACACCGTCGCGGAGTTCCCGGACGACGGCTACGTTCCCGAGGGCAAGGACGACCTCCCGGACGACCTCGAGCCGTTCGACACGCCCGTCTCCCCGAAGTACTGGGAGGGCTTCCGGTCGCTCGGCAGCGAGATCAGCACCGAAAAGACCGAAGACGACCCCGCCTGGCTGCAGGACCTCGAGGGTACCACCGAGCGTGCGGGCCGCGCACAGGACAAGGAGGACCTGATGGAGCGCCTGCGCGACCTCGGTTACATGTAA
- a CDS encoding DUF4013 domain-containing protein, producing the protein MWEALRYPIRGDYGEKAVIAAWLCVFVHAIALPLVALVPLLGYAGTLLARGSEPEPPSFLERSVLVRGLTASVLTIGYGIVPVGAALVAVQLFLGAGEPPDQDQALFLLAGSTTVLVLLAGYAYVLPIALANTVREGSLRAGFTDLIGVAGHAAYFVGWASGAVIFLLGVAIAGTLVDLGGIFTVVGSLVGAYATLASSRRIARGYAAVR; encoded by the coding sequence ATGTGGGAGGCGCTCCGGTACCCGATCCGCGGTGACTACGGCGAGAAAGCCGTGATCGCCGCGTGGCTCTGCGTCTTCGTCCACGCGATCGCCCTCCCGCTGGTCGCGCTCGTGCCGCTTCTGGGCTACGCTGGGACACTCCTTGCACGTGGTAGCGAACCGGAGCCACCGTCGTTTCTCGAGCGCTCCGTTCTCGTTCGCGGTCTCACTGCCAGCGTCCTGACGATCGGCTACGGAATCGTTCCGGTCGGGGCGGCACTCGTCGCCGTCCAGCTGTTCCTCGGTGCCGGCGAACCGCCGGATCAGGACCAGGCGCTCTTCCTGCTTGCTGGATCGACCACGGTGCTCGTCCTCCTCGCTGGCTACGCCTACGTCCTTCCCATCGCGCTCGCCAACACCGTGCGCGAGGGATCGCTCCGTGCCGGTTTCACGGATCTCATCGGCGTCGCAGGCCACGCCGCGTACTTCGTCGGCTGGGCGTCGGGAGCCGTCATCTTCCTCCTCGGCGTCGCCATCGCAGGCACCCTCGTCGATCTTGGCGGCATCTTCACCGTCGTCGGGTCACTGGTGGGGGCCTACGCCACGCTCGCCTCGAGTCGACGGATCGCCCGCGGGTACGCCGCGGTCCGGTGA
- a CDS encoding ABC transporter substrate-binding protein has product MTGDNTISRRRYVQATGAIGVAALAGCADDEPVDADGEQLEIVHWWTAGGEEEAFNALVEGFEAETDYEADPNPAPGGAGTAIDAQVQTRVLDEDPPGTFQIWPGEALRTYTDADALESVGDLWEDQDAYLDSVVEASSPDGTVVAVPINIHRLNNVFYNTEVLEDAGVDPDDLGSPEDLLEAFEAADDEGYVGLAQQTQEPWGILQLWEVVFTGQHGVDAFQQFLDGDAASLEDEIQESLELVEEMSEYFNEDAATVSWDEANADVITGDAAFHHNGDWAAGEYQGEDDFEYGEDWDYMPFPGTEDVYTMVMDAFVMPTNNPTPDATEAFIEYCSTADAQERFNPHKGSIPPRTDVPTDEFPPFLQDQMADFEASSEQVTSISHGSGLEPGIANEVEEEFAVFTDNWDPEQTTQDLINLF; this is encoded by the coding sequence ATGACAGGGGATAATACCATTTCACGGAGACGGTACGTGCAGGCAACTGGCGCAATTGGCGTCGCAGCACTCGCAGGATGTGCTGACGACGAGCCAGTGGATGCAGACGGCGAACAGCTCGAGATCGTCCACTGGTGGACCGCAGGTGGGGAAGAGGAGGCGTTCAACGCTCTCGTCGAGGGATTCGAGGCTGAGACCGACTACGAGGCCGACCCGAACCCGGCTCCGGGGGGCGCCGGGACGGCGATCGACGCCCAGGTCCAGACCCGAGTGCTCGACGAGGACCCGCCGGGGACCTTCCAGATCTGGCCCGGTGAAGCGCTGCGCACGTACACCGACGCGGACGCTCTCGAGTCGGTCGGCGACCTCTGGGAGGACCAGGACGCCTACCTCGACAGCGTCGTCGAGGCTTCGAGCCCCGACGGTACCGTCGTCGCAGTGCCGATCAACATCCACCGCCTGAACAACGTCTTCTACAACACCGAGGTGCTCGAAGACGCTGGCGTCGACCCCGACGACCTCGGGAGTCCCGAGGACCTGCTCGAGGCGTTCGAGGCAGCCGACGACGAGGGATACGTCGGACTCGCCCAGCAGACCCAGGAGCCGTGGGGTATCCTCCAGCTCTGGGAGGTCGTCTTCACCGGCCAGCACGGCGTCGACGCGTTCCAGCAGTTCCTAGACGGTGACGCCGCTTCCCTCGAAGACGAAATTCAGGAATCTCTCGAACTCGTCGAGGAGATGAGCGAATACTTCAACGAGGACGCGGCCACGGTCTCGTGGGACGAGGCCAACGCCGACGTGATCACTGGCGACGCTGCCTTCCACCACAACGGCGACTGGGCGGCCGGCGAGTACCAGGGTGAAGACGACTTCGAGTACGGTGAAGACTGGGACTACATGCCCTTCCCCGGAACCGAAGACGTCTACACGATGGTGATGGACGCGTTCGTCATGCCGACGAACAACCCGACACCTGATGCCACCGAGGCGTTCATCGAGTACTGTTCCACCGCCGATGCCCAGGAGCGGTTCAACCCGCACAAGGGGTCGATCCCGCCACGAACGGACGTCCCGACCGACGAGTTCCCGCCGTTCCTGCAGGACCAGATGGCGGACTTCGAGGCCTCGAGCGAACAGGTCACCTCAATCTCTCACGGGAGCGGTCTCGAGCCCGGAATCGCCAACGAAGTCGAAGAGGAGTTTGCGGTGTTCACCGACAACTGGGACCCCGAGCAGACCACCCAGGACCTCATCAACCTCTTCTAG
- a CDS encoding carbohydrate ABC transporter permease, producing the protein MTATEASARDGLRDRLSASLERFDRQRVALYALLVGLVAFYLSPLWGGLTTAFKTQTGFVRTTPLAPPTPEWFTVEPWELAFQTVQGGLVNSVTFVVPATILSALLGSLAAYGLTKLSWRGQVGILVLFLAGVFLPYQSVLVPLRQFWSAVGLESWLAFAPFLAERADLIELTITHTAYGIPICTILFRSYYKTMDDEMIEAAKIDGASAFGIYRRIIFPLSLPMFAVALIYQFTQIWNDLLFALVLVSTRSNYVVTQSLNELQGSMSQEYNIQMAGAFIAALPTIVIYVVFGRQFAKGITGAS; encoded by the coding sequence ATGACAGCTACAGAAGCTTCCGCCCGCGACGGACTCCGGGATCGCCTCTCGGCGTCGCTCGAGAGGTTCGACCGACAGCGGGTCGCCCTCTACGCGCTCCTGGTGGGGCTCGTTGCCTTCTACCTCTCGCCGCTGTGGGGCGGCCTGACGACGGCGTTCAAGACCCAGACCGGATTCGTCCGGACGACGCCGCTCGCACCGCCGACCCCGGAGTGGTTCACGGTCGAGCCGTGGGAACTCGCGTTCCAGACCGTCCAGGGCGGACTCGTCAACAGCGTCACGTTCGTCGTCCCCGCGACGATCCTCTCGGCGCTGCTGGGCAGCCTCGCCGCCTACGGCCTGACGAAACTCTCCTGGCGCGGCCAGGTGGGCATCCTCGTGCTGTTCCTCGCGGGTGTCTTCCTGCCGTACCAGTCGGTGCTGGTGCCACTGCGCCAGTTCTGGTCGGCTGTCGGCCTCGAGTCGTGGCTGGCGTTCGCCCCGTTCCTCGCCGAGCGGGCGGACCTGATCGAACTCACGATCACCCACACGGCCTACGGCATCCCCATCTGTACGATCCTCTTTCGGTCGTACTACAAGACGATGGACGACGAGATGATCGAGGCGGCGAAAATCGACGGCGCGAGCGCGTTTGGCATCTACCGACGGATCATCTTCCCGCTGTCGCTGCCGATGTTCGCGGTGGCGCTGATCTACCAGTTCACCCAGATCTGGAACGACCTGCTGTTCGCGCTCGTGCTCGTCAGCACGCGATCGAACTACGTCGTCACCCAGTCGCTAAACGAATTACAGGGATCGATGTCACAGGAGTACAACATCCAGATGGCCGGCGCGTTCATCGCCGCCTTGCCGACGATCGTCATCTACGTCGTCTTCGGCCGGCAGTTCGCGAAAGGGATCACGGGGGCATCATGA
- a CDS encoding aldo/keto reductase, protein MTDDLSDPAACPTTSGIPMLGLGTWENTDPEQCAESVRTALECGYRHIDTAQAYDNETAVGEGLARADVDREEVFLATKVWISNLEHDDVLETTRASLDRLGVDSVDLLYVHWPARTYDPEETFAAFEHLHEEGLIENVGVSNFQPEQLETALEVCDVPILANQVEMHPMLPQRELRESCADHDVSVVAYSPLARGTVFDHPVVQDIAAARDVSEAQVSLAWLREQGVTTIPKATGGEHIRDNWASLELELTADERERIDGIDDRTRTVDPGFAPWNASY, encoded by the coding sequence ATGACCGACGACCTCTCCGATCCAGCAGCGTGCCCGACGACCAGTGGCATCCCGATGCTCGGGCTCGGAACCTGGGAGAACACCGATCCGGAGCAGTGCGCCGAGAGTGTCCGGACCGCCCTCGAGTGTGGCTATCGCCACATCGACACGGCACAGGCATACGACAACGAGACGGCCGTCGGCGAGGGACTCGCCCGGGCCGACGTCGATCGCGAGGAGGTCTTCCTCGCGACGAAAGTCTGGATCTCGAACCTCGAACACGACGACGTTCTCGAGACGACCCGCGCGAGCCTGGACCGCCTCGGCGTCGACTCGGTCGACCTGCTGTACGTCCACTGGCCAGCCCGGACCTACGACCCCGAAGAGACGTTCGCTGCGTTCGAGCACCTCCACGAGGAGGGGCTGATCGAGAACGTTGGCGTGAGCAACTTCCAGCCCGAACAACTCGAGACCGCCCTCGAGGTCTGTGACGTGCCGATCCTGGCGAATCAGGTCGAGATGCACCCCATGTTACCCCAGCGGGAACTTCGCGAGAGCTGTGCCGACCACGACGTCTCCGTCGTCGCCTACTCGCCGCTGGCCCGGGGTACCGTGTTCGACCACCCCGTCGTTCAGGACATCGCCGCCGCCCGCGACGTGAGTGAGGCGCAGGTTAGCCTCGCCTGGCTGCGCGAACAGGGCGTGACGACGATTCCGAAAGCGACTGGCGGCGAACACATCCGCGACAACTGGGCCTCGCTCGAGCTCGAGCTGACAGCGGACGAGCGCGAGCGGATCGACGGCATCGACGACCGGACGCGGACGGTTGACCCCGGGTTCGCACCGTGGAACGCGTCATACTGA
- a CDS encoding amidase — MTADSTLTAASATELARRIRDGEVTATDAVEAHLERIETVDGEINAFVTVCADEARDAAAEADRALDGVETDEDLGPLHGVPVALKDLGGLKEGVRHTNGSALFADNVADRTALLVERLEDAGAIVIGKTNTPAFGHKGTTDNGVIGPTASPVDTDLNAGGSSGGSAAALGARMTPIATGSDAGGSIRIPAALCGVYGLKPTFGLVPDDSRPSAFGRSTHHVTKGPMTRTVADAALMLSVLAGPDASDPRSVPVEVDPLEALERPVDGWSIAYSPALEAFDVAEEVQSVVDEAVTAFEAAGATVDEVTLDHGYSMSELEAAVLPTYTTSILETATLLEEEHGIDLREHPDEVPDSLLAMVEAGERFGAADIARSGVVRTDFYDSVESVLAEYDLLVTPTLSYADIALEDDPRVSDWNWTLTWPFNWTGHPVASVPAGVTDRGHPVGLQVLGRRFDDEAVIAASAALERERPWDWLYEDAD, encoded by the coding sequence GTGACAGCCGATTCGACACTCACGGCGGCATCGGCGACCGAACTGGCGAGACGGATTCGAGACGGCGAGGTGACGGCGACCGACGCCGTCGAGGCCCACCTCGAGCGCATCGAGACCGTCGACGGGGAGATCAACGCCTTCGTCACGGTCTGTGCGGACGAGGCGAGGGACGCGGCGGCGGAGGCCGACCGAGCGCTCGATGGAGTCGAGACCGACGAGGACCTCGGTCCCCTCCACGGCGTCCCGGTCGCGCTGAAGGACCTCGGCGGCCTGAAAGAAGGCGTCCGCCACACCAACGGCTCGGCGCTCTTCGCGGACAACGTGGCCGACCGGACGGCGCTGCTGGTCGAACGACTCGAGGACGCAGGCGCGATCGTCATCGGGAAGACGAACACGCCGGCGTTCGGCCACAAGGGGACGACCGACAACGGCGTGATCGGCCCGACGGCATCCCCGGTCGACACGGACCTGAACGCTGGCGGCTCGTCCGGGGGCTCGGCGGCGGCACTCGGGGCGCGAATGACCCCCATCGCCACCGGGAGCGACGCCGGCGGCTCGATCCGGATTCCCGCTGCACTCTGTGGCGTCTACGGCCTCAAGCCCACTTTCGGGCTCGTTCCTGACGACAGCCGTCCGAGCGCGTTCGGCCGGTCGACGCACCACGTGACGAAGGGGCCGATGACCCGCACGGTGGCAGACGCCGCTCTGATGCTCTCGGTGCTCGCTGGCCCCGACGCGAGCGACCCGCGGAGCGTCCCCGTCGAGGTCGACCCGCTCGAGGCGCTCGAGCGACCGGTCGACGGCTGGTCGATCGCCTACAGCCCGGCACTCGAGGCGTTCGACGTGGCCGAGGAGGTCCAGTCCGTCGTCGACGAGGCCGTCACCGCGTTCGAGGCCGCCGGCGCCACCGTCGACGAGGTCACACTCGATCACGGCTACTCCATGTCGGAACTCGAGGCGGCCGTCCTGCCGACGTACACCACGTCGATCCTCGAGACGGCGACCCTGCTCGAGGAAGAACACGGCATCGACCTCCGGGAACACCCCGACGAGGTTCCCGACAGCCTGCTGGCGATGGTCGAGGCGGGCGAACGATTCGGCGCTGCCGATATCGCTCGTTCGGGCGTCGTCAGGACCGACTTCTACGACAGCGTCGAGTCGGTGCTCGCCGAGTACGACCTGCTCGTGACGCCGACGCTCTCTTACGCGGACATCGCCCTCGAGGACGACCCGCGCGTCAGCGACTGGAACTGGACGCTGACGTGGCCGTTCAACTGGACCGGCCATCCCGTTGCATCCGTCCCCGCAGGGGTGACCGATCGCGGCCACCCCGTCGGTCTCCAGGTGCTCGGTCGCCGCTTCGACGACGAGGCAGTGATCGCGGCGAGTGCAGCCCTCGAGCGCGAGCGGCCCTGGGACTGGCTGTACGAGGACGCCGACTGA
- a CDS encoding AGE family epimerase/isomerase, whose translation MTIYRTRGALRHQIRDVLNFYYPECIDSSDGGYVAQLDERDGHVYDTQTKHLVATARAVHNFSAGVLLEGPDWCRQAAEHGLQFLSTVHWDDDREGYDWLLEGRTPVEQRRYCYGHAFVLLAGARAHQAGIPGGRAELERAYEVLEEHFWEPDHGLYADQATPDWSTLESYRGQNANMHSCEALLAAYEATGEQRFLERAHTVADRFTREVTNATDGLLWEHYTDDWEPDLSYNADQPGHQFRPPGYQPGHHAEWAKLLVVLADHLSPEWPLERARELFDVAVDLGWDDEHGGLYYTVEADGEPIVADKYGWVHTEAIGASALLSRFDDAYGEWYDRLWAYSREHLINPRYGNWYERLTREHARDGPNHGPEVEPGYHPLTNCWLALRALEAAPAAFDG comes from the coding sequence ATGACCATCTATCGAACGCGCGGGGCACTTCGTCACCAGATTCGGGACGTGCTGAACTTCTACTACCCCGAGTGTATCGACTCGTCAGACGGCGGCTACGTTGCCCAGCTCGACGAGCGCGACGGCCACGTCTACGATACGCAGACGAAACACCTCGTCGCCACGGCACGGGCCGTCCACAACTTCAGCGCTGGCGTCCTGCTCGAGGGGCCAGACTGGTGTCGACAGGCCGCCGAACACGGTCTCCAGTTCCTCTCGACGGTCCACTGGGACGACGACCGAGAGGGCTACGACTGGCTGCTCGAGGGGCGAACCCCCGTCGAACAACGACGGTACTGTTACGGGCACGCGTTCGTCCTCCTTGCCGGCGCACGGGCCCATCAGGCCGGAATTCCCGGCGGTCGCGCCGAACTCGAGCGCGCCTACGAGGTGCTCGAGGAACACTTCTGGGAGCCCGACCACGGCCTGTACGCCGATCAGGCCACGCCGGACTGGTCGACACTCGAGTCCTACCGCGGGCAAAACGCGAACATGCACTCCTGTGAGGCACTGCTCGCGGCCTACGAGGCGACTGGCGAACAACGGTTCCTCGAGCGTGCCCACACCGTCGCCGACCGCTTTACGCGCGAAGTGACGAACGCGACCGACGGCCTGCTCTGGGAGCACTACACCGACGACTGGGAACCGGACCTCTCGTACAACGCGGACCAGCCGGGTCACCAGTTCCGGCCGCCGGGCTACCAGCCGGGCCACCACGCCGAGTGGGCGAAACTCCTGGTGGTGCTCGCTGATCACCTGTCACCGGAGTGGCCCCTCGAGCGGGCCCGCGAGCTGTTCGACGTCGCGGTCGACCTCGGCTGGGACGACGAGCACGGCGGCCTCTACTACACGGTCGAGGCGGATGGCGAGCCCATCGTCGCCGACAAGTACGGCTGGGTGCACACGGAAGCGATCGGTGCCAGCGCACTCCTGAGTCGCTTCGACGACGCCTACGGCGAGTGGTACGACCGGCTCTGGGCGTACTCACGGGAGCACCTGATCAATCCACGATACGGGAACTGGTACGAACGATTGACTCGCGAGCACGCACGAGACGGCCCCAATCACGGCCCAGAAGTCGAGCCGGGCTACCATCCGCTCACGAACTGCTGGCTCGCTCTGCGGGCACTCGAGGCGGCGCCGGCGGCCTTCGACGGCTGA
- a CDS encoding proteasome assembly chaperone family protein: MAAIRTQSGAERSEGDDLGLESPILVEGFPGLGLVGKIATDHLVDQLEMRYYASVHCEGLPRVGVYRDGDRTARPPVRLYVSENHDLIALQSDVPVDADAREHVATCLTDWVVEQEATPIYLSGRPVDREENGPSLYGVATGDGATVLDAHDVPTPPEDGVVTGPTGALIEQAARREYDSLGLVIGCDPQFPDPEAASVLLREAIAPIAGLEVEVEALVDHAEEIRDQKERLAQQMQAIDEEESTQARPLRMYQ; encoded by the coding sequence ATGGCTGCGATACGGACGCAATCGGGTGCGGAAAGGTCCGAGGGGGACGACCTGGGGCTCGAGTCGCCGATTCTGGTCGAGGGCTTTCCCGGGCTGGGACTGGTCGGCAAGATTGCGACCGACCACCTGGTCGACCAGCTCGAGATGCGCTACTACGCGAGCGTCCACTGTGAGGGGCTGCCGCGGGTCGGCGTCTATCGCGACGGCGACCGCACTGCCCGCCCGCCGGTTCGGCTGTACGTCAGTGAGAATCACGACCTGATCGCTCTGCAGAGCGACGTCCCCGTCGACGCCGATGCCCGCGAGCACGTCGCTACGTGTCTCACGGACTGGGTCGTCGAGCAGGAGGCGACGCCGATCTACCTGAGCGGGCGACCTGTCGACCGGGAGGAAAACGGTCCGTCGCTGTACGGCGTCGCGACTGGTGACGGCGCTACTGTACTCGACGCCCACGACGTTCCAACACCGCCGGAAGATGGCGTCGTCACCGGACCGACGGGTGCACTCATCGAACAGGCTGCTCGTCGGGAGTACGATAGCCTCGGACTGGTCATCGGGTGTGATCCCCAGTTTCCGGATCCCGAGGCCGCGAGCGTTCTCCTCCGGGAGGCTATCGCACCGATCGCCGGACTCGAGGTCGAGGTCGAAGCGCTCGTCGATCACGCCGAAGAGATTCGCGACCAGAAAGAACGGCTCGCCCAGCAGATGCAGGCGATCGACGAGGAAGAGAGCACGCAGGCCCGGCCGTTGCGGATGTACCAGTAG